A portion of the Candidatus Pristimantibacillus lignocellulolyticus genome contains these proteins:
- a CDS encoding DUF4430 domain-containing protein, whose translation MNRKKWLTAIVIVSILAVAFFWGGDFQKKTVTITDPLTEVADLNANVDIADGSSNMRDSELIIGDKEVNDALSTDGSNEKEDVTNESSTDSNSIEPNPTDAVENETKEVTGTEQQTKPVDAISSSTSTPTVKPTTTPVITPKATVSPEKTEKEKYETDPVPSGKPKPVEWQDVEIDKKKEFTVTLSVSAATILNNLNIFNEDKLEVLPKDGIIYAAKKVVFYEGESVFDVLLREMKANKIHMEFEMTPIYNSNYIQGINNIYEFDCGELSGWMYKVNDWFPNYGASRYTLQDGDIVEWVYTCDLGRDVGGYVATSGDSK comes from the coding sequence ATGAATAGAAAGAAATGGTTAACAGCGATTGTGATCGTTAGTATTCTTGCTGTAGCATTTTTCTGGGGGGGAGACTTCCAGAAAAAAACAGTAACGATAACTGATCCTCTTACTGAAGTTGCAGATTTAAATGCGAATGTTGATATTGCAGATGGAAGTAGCAATATGAGAGATTCCGAGCTGATTATAGGTGATAAAGAAGTCAATGACGCACTTAGCACGGACGGCTCTAATGAAAAAGAAGATGTAACGAATGAGTCTAGTACGGATAGCAATTCCATAGAACCGAATCCAACTGATGCGGTTGAGAATGAAACAAAGGAAGTAACGGGAACAGAGCAACAGACGAAACCGGTTGATGCAATTTCCTCTTCGACTAGTACTCCAACGGTTAAACCAACGACTACTCCTGTCATTACGCCGAAAGCTACTGTATCTCCAGAGAAAACTGAAAAAGAAAAATATGAAACAGATCCTGTTCCATCTGGAAAACCAAAGCCAGTTGAATGGCAAGATGTTGAAATTGATAAGAAAAAAGAGTTTACCGTAACTCTTTCTGTTTCAGCAGCAACGATTCTTAATAATCTAAATATATTTAATGAAGATAAGCTAGAGGTTCTTCCGAAAGATGGCATCATATACGCTGCAAAAAAAGTTGTTTTCTATGAAGGAGAATCAGTGTTTGATGTTTTACTGCGAGAGATGAAAGCCAATAAGATTCATATGGAATTCGAGATGACACCTATCTATAACAGTAACTACATTCAAGGAATCAATAATATATACGAGTTCGATTGTGGTGAATTAAGTGGATGGATGTATAAAGTTAATGATTGGTTCCCGAATTATGGAGCTAGTCGATATACATTACAAGATGGAGACATTGTGGAGTGGGTATATACTTGTGATTTGGGTCGGGATGTAGGAGGTTACGTTGCAACATCGGGTGATTCGAAATGA
- a CDS encoding SEC-C metal-binding domain-containing protein, which translates to MKEASETSIYHALNIEYAIHSEAKHKLAELLTQVKKEDLIQFAKKLRLVGYSKLNKEDLVVTSTQHLANKEYLVESLMLSTDQELEFWQDVYHNPEQLTVEIIPGKYRFLQMQGILYSFYHQEKLTFVIPAEIKALYDEIDWNEVLEVRKQKQLVLQYILSASHLYGTISLQELVDLYSNQNGQEITMDEFENIAHFYLQRSQTFDWYNGRFICTFFDEENMDEHEALLELVKDKPRYVPSKEDFLKFADDLYFEITPSYTRLYRHLIDELHVNVMLAKEIIDDVQFACSIEAPLNDIVFEIEKRDVVFKDMKQIQKITGLVIELYNDTRLWSNVGFTPAEVASFSQEGQTQPQELKLVNGTNKIGRNDACLCGSGLKYKKCCGK; encoded by the coding sequence ATGAAGGAAGCATCTGAAACGTCAATATATCATGCTTTGAATATAGAGTATGCGATTCATAGTGAAGCTAAGCACAAGCTAGCTGAACTGTTAACACAAGTTAAAAAAGAAGATTTAATACAATTTGCGAAGAAATTAAGATTAGTAGGTTACTCTAAACTGAATAAAGAAGATTTAGTGGTTACCTCAACACAACATCTTGCAAATAAAGAGTATTTAGTTGAAAGTCTTATGTTGTCGACGGATCAAGAACTTGAGTTCTGGCAAGATGTATACCATAATCCAGAACAATTGACGGTAGAGATCATACCTGGAAAGTACCGCTTCCTTCAAATGCAAGGTATATTGTACTCATTCTATCACCAAGAGAAGCTTACCTTCGTAATTCCTGCTGAAATCAAAGCTCTATATGATGAGATAGATTGGAATGAAGTATTGGAAGTTAGAAAACAGAAACAGCTAGTTCTTCAATATATCTTATCAGCATCCCATTTATATGGAACCATTAGCCTTCAAGAACTCGTTGATCTATATAGTAATCAAAATGGGCAAGAGATTACAATGGATGAATTTGAGAACATTGCTCATTTCTATTTACAAAGATCACAAACCTTTGATTGGTACAATGGTCGATTCATATGTACTTTTTTTGATGAGGAAAATATGGATGAACATGAAGCTTTACTTGAACTAGTGAAGGATAAACCAAGATATGTTCCAAGTAAAGAGGACTTCTTAAAGTTCGCAGATGATTTGTATTTTGAAATTACTCCTAGCTATACGAGGCTTTATCGTCACTTAATTGATGAGTTACATGTCAATGTTATGTTAGCTAAGGAAATTATTGATGATGTACAGTTTGCTTGTTCGATCGAAGCGCCTTTAAACGATATTGTGTTCGAAATTGAGAAAAGAGATGTAGTATTCAAAGACATGAAGCAAATCCAAAAAATAACTGGATTGGTTATAGAATTATATAATGATACGAGACTATGGTCTAATGTTGGCTTTACTCCTGCAGAGGTAGCGAGTTTCTCGCAAGAGGGACAAACACAACCGCAGGAACTTAAACTGGTAAATGGTACTAATAAGATTGGTAGAAATGATGCTTGCCTATGCGGTAGTGGGCTTAAATATAAAAAATGCTGTGGCAAATGA
- a CDS encoding LacI family transcriptional regulator has product MDKKIVDVAKRAGVSPATVSRVLNDSPLVKERTKAKVLEAIKEMDYHPNAAAKHLRSQRTMNLGVIVPEINIAYFAEIIKGIENMAYARKYKVIICDSNNKSEKEQEYLSLLANRAVDAMILVTPLSDNEVLYDYADRGYTIGVIGKTVTHDRIPTCKTDNVKFSTQVVNHLIEQGHQHIAYIGGFPDSIETYERLEGYMHALKEHHIPFRPDLIDNGDFDEEGGYAALLRLINKNIPITAVYVANDEMALGVYKACREKGIIISDELAVVGVDNTRIAHYLLPPLSSVKQPKNTMGAIMAEKIIDSLTDNEFLDKMHFIIDSELMIRQSSLGK; this is encoded by the coding sequence GTGGATAAAAAAATTGTAGATGTTGCTAAACGTGCGGGTGTGTCTCCAGCAACCGTATCAAGAGTGCTGAATGACAGTCCTCTTGTGAAAGAACGAACCAAGGCTAAAGTACTTGAAGCGATTAAAGAGATGGATTATCATCCTAATGCTGCCGCTAAGCATCTGCGCTCACAGCGGACGATGAATCTTGGTGTTATTGTGCCTGAAATTAACATAGCCTACTTTGCTGAAATTATTAAAGGGATTGAAAATATGGCCTATGCTCGTAAATATAAGGTCATCATTTGTGATTCTAATAACAAGTCTGAGAAGGAACAGGAGTATTTGAGTTTACTTGCTAATCGTGCGGTAGATGCAATGATTCTCGTCACGCCGCTTAGTGATAACGAAGTTCTTTATGATTATGCTGACAGAGGATATACAATCGGTGTTATAGGTAAAACCGTCACACATGACCGTATTCCAACATGTAAGACAGATAATGTGAAATTCTCGACTCAAGTTGTTAATCATCTGATCGAGCAGGGTCATCAGCACATTGCTTACATTGGAGGGTTTCCAGATTCAATCGAAACTTATGAACGATTAGAAGGATATATGCATGCACTTAAAGAGCATCATATACCGTTTAGACCAGATCTGATTGATAATGGAGACTTCGATGAAGAGGGCGGTTATGCTGCGTTATTACGCCTTATTAACAAGAACATACCGATTACAGCTGTATATGTCGCCAATGATGAGATGGCGCTTGGGGTATACAAGGCGTGCAGGGAGAAGGGAATAATTATCTCTGATGAGCTTGCTGTTGTTGGTGTAGATAATACTAGAATTGCGCATTATTTATTGCCACCACTTAGCTCTGTAAAGCAGCCTAAAAATACAATGGGTGCGATAATGGCAGAAAAGATTATCGATTCTTTGACAGATAATGAGTTTCTAGACAAAATGCATTTTATTATCGATTCAGAGCTAATGATTAGACAATCTTCTTTGGGGAAATAG
- a CDS encoding flagellin FliC, whose product MYIRTNVMALNILNNLYAHNNQISKSMERLSTGYRINRAADDAAGLAISENMRYQINGLNQASRNIQDGISLIQTAEGAMQEIHAMIQRMGVLANQSANGTYSDADRVKLQLEFAQLKEEINHIAGKTNFNGIKLLNGDLTLPGQGLIIQAGSGADDHIIFDMPNILDAVAGIAGLDISTAVGAGAAMGALEGAVDDVSTGRAKLGAYQNRLEHRYNSVVNMSINLSSAESRIRDADMAEEMMLLVKSQMLAQVSVAMLAQANMMPRNILKLLEAL is encoded by the coding sequence ATGTATATTAGAACGAATGTTATGGCACTTAATATTCTCAACAATTTATACGCTCATAATAATCAAATTTCTAAATCTATGGAAAGACTTTCTACCGGATATCGTATTAATAGAGCAGCTGATGACGCTGCAGGTTTAGCTATTTCTGAAAATATGCGATATCAAATTAATGGGTTAAATCAAGCTTCTAGAAATATTCAAGATGGTATTTCGTTAATTCAAACGGCTGAAGGTGCTATGCAAGAAATTCATGCAATGATTCAACGAATGGGTGTGTTAGCGAATCAATCTGCTAACGGTACTTATTCGGACGCGGATCGAGTAAAACTTCAATTAGAATTTGCTCAATTAAAGGAAGAAATTAATCATATAGCTGGAAAAACGAATTTCAATGGAATAAAGCTACTTAACGGTGATCTGACATTACCTGGACAGGGATTAATTATACAGGCAGGATCAGGCGCTGATGATCATATTATTTTTGATATGCCGAATATTTTGGATGCAGTTGCTGGTATAGCTGGACTCGATATATCGACTGCTGTAGGTGCTGGCGCGGCAATGGGTGCTTTAGAAGGAGCGGTAGATGATGTGTCAACCGGGCGTGCGAAGCTTGGTGCGTATCAAAATAGGTTAGAGCATCGATATAATAGCGTAGTTAATATGTCAATAAATCTAAGTAGCGCTGAATCTAGAATTAGGGATGCAGACATGGCTGAAGAAATGATGTTACTTGTAAAATCTCAAATGTTAGCTCAAGTAAGTGTTGCTATGCTCGCGCAAGCTAATATGATGCCAAGAAATATTTTGAAATTACTTGAGGCTTTATAA
- a CDS encoding S-layer homology domain-containing protein, whose product MRRNKWLAGVLIVSLILSIFMSNVSVTLANNISSSESSNSVNDQNQTSKPSIKVLYSDYNTISPWAVDAIQQATNESIIQGSNGKFNPKSSITRAEFTKILVALLNLSTDIEPSISFGDVTTKDWFYPFVNVAYQNGLINGYNNKFNPQATITREEMAVIIARALKLTTDVSTSSIKDIDKVSSWAKLDVEAVVALGIIVGDATGFNPQAAVTREMAAVVAVRSYLYKQDTDAYIASLEVTKINNQIQKTAKFLLSSVTDPVLASVGGDWTVFGLARSGQQINQAYYNNYYGNVEQTLKDKAGKLHNVKYTEYDRVILALTALGKDIKDVAGYDLRKPLADYETLIKQGINGPIFALIALDSNNYEIPIVEGVKTQTTRELLIQFILDREISGGGWALGSDPTAADTDITAMAIQGLTPYYKTDAKVKSAVDRGLKWLANELQSDGAYTSWGAANSESIAQVIVALTGLGINPDKDTRFIKHGESIVDALLGYTASNGGFYHVKSGGSDNGGAKPGEVDLMATDQAFYALVSYERFITNKNRLYDMTDVK is encoded by the coding sequence GTGAGAAGAAACAAATGGTTAGCAGGGGTGCTGATTGTAAGTTTAATTTTATCGATATTTATGTCTAATGTATCTGTAACATTGGCAAATAATATTTCCAGTAGTGAAAGCTCTAATAGTGTGAATGATCAAAATCAAACGTCTAAGCCTTCAATTAAAGTATTATACAGTGATTATAATACAATCTCACCTTGGGCAGTTGATGCCATCCAACAAGCAACTAATGAGAGTATTATTCAAGGAAGTAACGGTAAGTTTAATCCAAAATCATCGATAACTAGAGCAGAATTTACCAAAATATTAGTAGCACTACTTAATCTAAGCACAGATATTGAACCATCTATATCCTTCGGTGATGTTACAACTAAGGATTGGTTCTATCCTTTTGTTAACGTAGCTTATCAAAACGGTCTTATAAACGGTTATAACAATAAATTTAATCCACAGGCAACCATTACTCGTGAAGAGATGGCTGTAATTATAGCAAGAGCGTTAAAACTGACAACCGATGTCTCTACAAGTTCAATTAAAGACATCGATAAAGTATCATCTTGGGCTAAGCTAGATGTTGAAGCGGTCGTTGCATTAGGAATAATCGTTGGTGATGCAACTGGCTTTAATCCTCAAGCTGCAGTGACGAGAGAAATGGCGGCGGTAGTAGCTGTTCGATCTTATTTATATAAACAGGACACTGATGCTTATATCGCATCGCTAGAAGTTACTAAAATTAATAATCAAATACAAAAGACAGCTAAGTTTTTACTAAGTTCAGTAACTGATCCTGTTTTAGCTAGTGTTGGTGGCGATTGGACGGTGTTCGGTTTAGCTCGTTCTGGTCAGCAAATTAATCAAGCCTATTACAATAATTATTATGGAAATGTAGAACAGACACTTAAAGATAAAGCTGGGAAACTACATAATGTAAAATACACAGAATATGACAGAGTGATTTTAGCACTAACTGCGCTTGGTAAAGACATCAAGGATGTAGCGGGCTATGATTTGAGAAAGCCACTTGCTGATTATGAAACATTAATTAAACAAGGGATCAATGGTCCCATCTTTGCTCTTATAGCTCTAGATAGTAACAATTATGAAATTCCTATAGTTGAAGGTGTCAAAACGCAAACAACAAGAGAGTTGTTAATTCAATTTATATTGGATAGAGAAATATCTGGTGGAGGTTGGGCACTAGGAAGTGATCCTACGGCAGCAGACACAGATATTACTGCGATGGCTATTCAAGGATTGACACCATATTATAAGACTGATGCAAAAGTGAAATCTGCAGTTGATCGTGGTCTCAAATGGTTAGCAAATGAACTGCAATCTGATGGTGCTTATACAAGTTGGGGTGCGGCTAACTCTGAAAGTATTGCACAAGTAATCGTAGCATTGACTGGCCTTGGAATTAATCCTGATAAAGATACAAGATTCATTAAACATGGTGAATCTATTGTAGACGCACTGCTAGGTTATACCGCATCTAACGGTGGATTTTATCACGTGAAATCTGGCGGATCAGATAATGGAGGTGCAAAGCCAGGAGAAGTTGATCTAATGGCGACGGATCAGGCTTTCTATGCCCTGGTTTCCTATGAGAGATTCATTACTAATAAGAACAGACTTTATGATATGACAGATGTAAAATAA